A genomic segment from Daphnia carinata strain CSIRO-1 chromosome 1, CSIRO_AGI_Dcar_HiC_V3, whole genome shotgun sequence encodes:
- the LOC130695402 gene encoding collagen alpha-1(I) chain-like, with translation MSAINVLIKATLLVTTFLSLATATPRRKPIDKIPISRDEWASLNPYGSDPDAYPAAERANIQKIQEQWERFFDYLPWLKGPPGPPGPPGPPGSSFGIEVGRDGEYAEEGRYGGGGHGGGGYRGGGGGGYGGGGYEKPKYLPGPPGPPGPPGPAGYKGDTGAPGYPGAIGAPGYPGKNGSPGPRGLAGERGLPGYDGIPGKQGIPGERGYPGKAGPPGLIGPPGYNGKDGLPGGPGPVGAKGDIGYPGRPGKEGRPGSVGPAGYPGKDGFPGLPGGPGPKGSLGPVGPVGPAGYPGKDGLPGYPGKAGPKGDAGYNGLPGTPGKDGYPGAPSKVPGPRGPKGDPGYNGTPGKDGFPGPVGPVGPVGPPGYTGAPGFPGKPGKEGPPGPTGTPGYPGEPGPVGPQGKSGPPGFNGTPGRQGPIGPIGPSGPAGTQGKPGPPGYPGVPGPEGQIGPRGKPGVDGYPGPPGPSYSAPTYEKPSYSPPSYSGGGSGYSSQNYRLQSKESKITDLPDVKSGSTATAVDLGFLSPALPSSYWN, from the exons ATGTCTGCCATTAACGTGCTG ATTAAGGCAACGCTATTGGTGACGACATTTCTTTCACTTGCAACGGCCACCCCTCGACGAAAGCCTATTGATAAAATTCCGATTTCAAGAGATGAATGGGCATCCTTAAATCCTTACGGTTCGGATCCGGATGCTTATCCAGCTGCAGAAAGAGCTAACATTCAGAAAATACAAGAACAGTGGGAACGCTTTTTTGATTACTTACCATGGCTGAAAGGTCCTCCTGGACCACCTGGCCCTCCCGGTCCACCAGGATCTTCTTTCGGCATAGAAGTTGGACGAG atggagagtaCGCTGAAGAAGGACGATATGGAGGTGGTGGACATGGTGGAGGTGGATAccgaggaggaggaggaggaggctATGGTGGTGGGGGCTACGAGAAGCCGAAGTATCTTCCCGGGCCACCCGGCCCTCCAGGTCCACCTGGTCCAGCGGGCTATAAAGGTGACACAGGTGCTCCAGGCTATCCTGGTGCTATTGGTGCACCTGGATACCCAGGTAAAAACGGATCTCCCGGCCCGAGGGGACTAGCGGGCGAAAGAGGACTACCTGGCTACGATGGAATTCCTGGAAAACAAGGCATTCCTGGAGAAAGAG GTTACCCAGGTAAAGCTGGACCACCTGGATTGATTGGACCTCCTGGTTATAACGGAAAGGATGGCTTGCCCGGAGGGCCAGGACCGGTTGGAGCCAAAGGAGATATTGGATACCCAG GTCGTCCTGGTAAAGAAGGACGTCCGGGCTCTGTGGGTCCTGCTGGGTATCCCGGTAAAGATGGCTTTCCAGGATTGCCTGGCGGGCCTGGTCCAAAAGGATCGTTAGGGCCAGTAGGTCCCGTTGGTCCAGCTGGTTATCCTGGCAAAGATGGACTTCCAGGTTACCCCGGGAAAGCCGGGCCAAAAGGAGATGCAGGATACAATGGACTGCCAGGTACTCCCGGAAAAGACGGATATCCCGGAGCACCGAGCAAAGTTCCTGGACCGAGAGGACCTAAAGGAGATCCTGGATACAATGGAACACCAGGAAAAGACGGGTTCCCCGGTCCCGTAGGACCAGTTGGTCCTGTTGGACCTCCTGGCTACACGg GAGCACCGGGATTTCCTGGAAAACCAGGTAAAGAGGGCCCACCAGGTCCAACTGGCACTCCAGGTTATCCTGGAGAACCTGGTCCAGTCGGTCCACAAGGTAAATCAGGTCCACCGGGTTTCAATGGGACGCCAGGACGTCAAGGCCCAATAGGACCTATCGGACCTTCGGGGCCGGCAGGCACTCAAGGAAAACCAGGACCACCGGGTTACCCAGGTGTTCCAGGTCCAGAGGGACAAATTGGACCACGTGGTAAGCCAGGTGTCGATGGATATCCAGGACCGCCCGGACCTTCATATTCCGCACCTACCTACGAGAAACCTTCGTACAGCCCACCGAGTTACAGTGGAGGAGGATCAGGATATTCTTCGCAAAATTACAGATTGCAATCGAAAGAATCGAAAATTACGGATCTTCCCGATGTCAAATCGGGCAGCACAGCAACAGCTGTCGATTTAGGTTTCCTATCTCCAGCATTGCCCAGCAGCTATTGGAATTGA
- the LOC130695394 gene encoding collagen alpha-1(I) chain-like, with amino-acid sequence MKAALILPVLALTAFAAPQYGPAPQAVEIPQDVSFSQWASLSPVEFTNTHFDTTHQHVEATPQISSGQWGASSGAIETAERPQIEEIQRQWEKFIEYLPWLKGPAGPPGPPGQPGGDGSSFNGGFSQSQQATVVGPPGPPGAPGPAGPKGETGNAGNPGTPGNPGPQGPPGLNGAPGGPGPAGERGSNGAPGAPGGPGFPGAKGAAGFNGAPGLNGAPGAPGRDGFNGAPGGPGPKGQPGAPGITLPSNQPGPAGAPGAPGKDGAPGFPGGPGPVGPVGPVGPVGPAGRPGTNGFPGGPGPKGEAGTPGFPGGPGRDGRPGAPSTQPGPAGPQGPVGSPGFNGAPGKDGFPGGPGAPGKDGLPGGPGFPGGPGQPGKPGKDGFNGAPGAPGFPGGPGPVGPQGKPGAPGFPGGPGGPGPAGPQGGPGPQGKPGSPGFPGGPGPAGPQGGPGPQGGPGPQGPSGTPGGPGPAGPVGPAGAAGAVTTIQAPAFEVPVQQPAYQAPVEQLVFQAPAQQPAYQAPAQQHSWSTPIQSSWSDSVQSSFQPLQSAYGR; translated from the exons ATGAAGGCCGCA TTGATTCTTCCTGTTTTGGCTTTGACGGCCTTTGCTGCTCCGCAGTACGGCCCTGCTCCGCAAGCTGTTGAAATTCCTCAAGATGTATCGTTTTCACAATGGGCATCATTGAGCCCAGTTGAATTTACCAATACCCACTTTGACACTACTCATCAACACGTTGAAGCAACACCTCAGATCTCGTCTGGCCAATGGGGAGCATCGAGCGGAGCTATCGAAACTGCAGAACGGCCTCAAATTGAAGAAATTCAGCGCCAATGGGAAAAATTCATCGA atatCTGCCATGGCTTAAGGGACCTGCTGGCCCACCAGGCCCACCAGGACAACCCGGCGGTGATGGAAGTTCTTTCAATGGTGGCTTTAGCCAGTCTCAACAAGCTACAGTAGTCGGACCACCTGGCCCACCCGGAGCACCAGGACCTGCTGGACCTAAGGGAGAAACTGGTAATGCTGGCAATCCCGGAACTCCAGGTAACCCCGGACCACAAGGCCCACCTGGCCTTAACGGCGCTCCTGGTGGACCAGGACCGGCTGGCGAACGTGGATCAAACGGAGCCCCTGGTGCCCCAGGAGGACCTGGTTTCCCCGGAGCTAAGGGCGCTGCTGGTTTTAACGGAGCACCTGGCCTTAACGGAGCTCCTGGAGCCCCTGGCAGAGATGGATTCAACGGAGCACCTGGAGGCCCAGGACCTAAAGGTCAACCCGGTGCACCTGGTATCACTTTGCCTTCTAACCAACCCGGACCTGCTGGAGCTCCTGGTGCCCCTGGTAAAGATGGTGCTCCTGGTTTCCCTGGTGGCCCAGGACCTGTTGGCCCTGTCGGACCTGTCGGACCAGTTGGACCTGCTGGTCGACCTGGCACAAACGGATTCCCCGGAGGCCCTGGACCTAAAGGTGAAGCTGGCACTCCTGGTTTCCCCGGAGGCCCTGGCAGAGATGGACGTCCTGGAGCCCCAAGCACTCAACCCGGCCCAGCTGGACCTCAAGGACCAGTTGGATCCCCAGGCTTCAACGGCGCACCCGGCAAAGACGGCTTCCCCGGCGGACCAGGAGCTCCAGGCAAAGACGGACTTCCAGGCGGACCCGGTTTCCCAG GTGGACCCGGACAACCAGGCAAACCAGGCAAGGATGGTTTCAATGGAGCTCCAGGCGCCCCTGGCTTCCCTGGTGGCCCAGGACCTGTAGGACCTCAAGGTAAACCCGGTGCTCCTGGCTTCCCTGGCGGCCCCGGTGGCCCAGGACCAGCTGGACCTCAAGGAGGACCCGGACCCCAAGGTAAACCAGGTTCCCCAGGCTTCCCAGGCGGACCTGGCCCTGCTGGACCTCAAGGTGGACCCGGGCCTCAAGGCGGACCTGGACCTCAGGGACCATCTGGCACACCCGGTGGCCCAGGACCTGCTGGTCCAGTTGGCCCGGCCGGAGCTGCTGGTGCAGTGACCACCATCCAAGCCCCAGCCTTTGAGGTTCCAGTACAGCAACCTGCTTACCAAGCACCAGTTGAGCAACTCGTTTTCCAAGCACCTGCCCAGCAGCCCGCTTACCAAGCACCGGCCCAACAGCACTCTTGGTCCACTCCTATCCAATCGTCATGGTCGGATTCAGTACAATCCTCCTTCCAGCCGTTGCAATCCGCCTACGGCCGATAA
- the LOC130695452 gene encoding collagen alpha-1(I) chain-like isoform X2: MKAAIVLTCLFAAALAAPQYQRAQISSVDNYELQEIQKQWERFLEYLPWLRGPAGPQGPQGPAGAPGAASYGDAKYVAGPPGQPGPQGYAGPKGEKGDTGAPGANGAPGAEGKPGADGAPGAQGEPGARGADGAPGATGAPGYPGAKGEAGFNGAPGLNGAPGAPGKDGYNGAPGPAGPKGEAGAPGVTVQSKIPGPVGAPGYPGKDGAPGAPGATGPVGPAGPRGPQGPAGKDGAPGYPGGPGPKGEPGTPGYNGAPGKDGLNGAPGSNGPVGPRGPAGPPGYNGASGKDGVNGLPGGPGKDGLNGAPGAPGPQGEQGKPGKDGYPGGPGPAGAPGGPGPQGSQGKQGPTGYPGGPGPVGPVGPVGPAGPEGKTGPAGYPGATGPVGPVGPVGPVGPVGKAGDNGAPGPVGPVGRPGPPGPVPYNNAPVYKQGYY, encoded by the exons ATGAAGGCA GCTATCGTTCTAACATGCCTCTTCGCGGCCGCATTAGCTGCTCCCCAATATCAACGTGCACAGATTTCATCCGTTGACAACTACGAGCTTCAGGAGATTCAAAAGCAATGGGAACGCTTCCTTGA GTACCTTCCGTGGTTGAGAGGACCTGCTGGACCCCAAGGACCTCAAGGTCCAGCTGGAGCTCCTGGAGCAGCTAGCTATGGTGATGCTAAATACGTCGCTGGACCTCCAGGCCAACCAGGCCCACAGGGTTATGCTGGACCTAAAGGCGAAAAGGGAGACACTGGTGCCCCAGGAGCCAATGGCGCTCCTGGAGCTGAAGGAAAACCTGGTGCTGATGGTGCTCCAGGTGCTCAAGGAGAGCCCGGTGCACGAGGTGCTGATGGAGCCCCAGGAGCCACTGGAGCCCCTGGCTACCCCGGAGCTAAGGGAGAAGCTGGATTCAACGGAGCCCCAGGCCTTAACGGAGCCCCTGGAGCCCCTGGCAAAGACGGATACAACGGAGCACCTGGACCTGCTGGACCTAAAGGAGAAGCTGGTGCACCTGGTGTCACTGTTCAATCCAAGATCCCTGGACCCGTTGGCGCACCTGGATACCCCGGCAAAGATGGAGCTCCTGGTGCACCCGGTGCAACTGGACCCGTTGGACCTGCTGGACCCCGTGGACCTCAAGGACCTGCTGGCAAAGATGGTGCTCCTGGTTACCCTGGCGGACCTGGTCCTAAGGGCGAACCCGGCACTCCTGGCTACAACGGAGCCCCAGGCAAAGACGGACTGAACGGTGCCCCTGGTAGCAACGGCCCTGTCGGACCCCGAGGACCCGCTGGTCCTCCAGGTTACAACGGCGCTTCTGGAAAAGACGGTGTTAACGGCTTGCCCGGTGGCCCAGGAAAAGACGGACTTAATGGCGCTCCAGGTGCCCCAG GCCCACAAGGAGAACAAGGTAAACCAGGTAAGGATGGCTACCCCGGCGGCCCTGGTCCCGCAGGAGCCCCTGGAGGTCCTGGACCTCAAGGCTCTCAAGGCAAACAAGGACCTACTGGATACCCTGGCGGCCCTGGCCCAGTAGGCCCAGTTGGCCCTGTTGGCCCTGCTGGACCAGAAGGTAAAACCGGCCCTGCTGGCTACCCTGGAGCAACTGGCCCCGTTGGTCCCGTTGGCCCAGTCGGCCCCGTCGGACCAGTTGGCAAAGCTGGCGATAATGGAGCTCCTGGACCTGTTGGACCCGTTGGTCGCCCTGGACCCCCCGGACCTGTTCCATACAACAACGCCCCAGTCTACAAACAAGGCTACTATTAA
- the LOC130695452 gene encoding collagen alpha-1(I) chain-like isoform X1: MKAVAIVLTCLFAAALAAPQYQRAQISSVDNYELQEIQKQWERFLEYLPWLRGPAGPQGPQGPAGAPGAASYGDAKYVAGPPGQPGPQGYAGPKGEKGDTGAPGANGAPGAEGKPGADGAPGAQGEPGARGADGAPGATGAPGYPGAKGEAGFNGAPGLNGAPGAPGKDGYNGAPGPAGPKGEAGAPGVTVQSKIPGPVGAPGYPGKDGAPGAPGATGPVGPAGPRGPQGPAGKDGAPGYPGGPGPKGEPGTPGYNGAPGKDGLNGAPGSNGPVGPRGPAGPPGYNGASGKDGVNGLPGGPGKDGLNGAPGAPGPQGEQGKPGKDGYPGGPGPAGAPGGPGPQGSQGKQGPTGYPGGPGPVGPVGPVGPAGPEGKTGPAGYPGATGPVGPVGPVGPVGPVGKAGDNGAPGPVGPVGRPGPPGPVPYNNAPVYKQGYY, translated from the exons ATGAAGGCAGTT GCTATCGTTCTAACATGCCTCTTCGCGGCCGCATTAGCTGCTCCCCAATATCAACGTGCACAGATTTCATCCGTTGACAACTACGAGCTTCAGGAGATTCAAAAGCAATGGGAACGCTTCCTTGA GTACCTTCCGTGGTTGAGAGGACCTGCTGGACCCCAAGGACCTCAAGGTCCAGCTGGAGCTCCTGGAGCAGCTAGCTATGGTGATGCTAAATACGTCGCTGGACCTCCAGGCCAACCAGGCCCACAGGGTTATGCTGGACCTAAAGGCGAAAAGGGAGACACTGGTGCCCCAGGAGCCAATGGCGCTCCTGGAGCTGAAGGAAAACCTGGTGCTGATGGTGCTCCAGGTGCTCAAGGAGAGCCCGGTGCACGAGGTGCTGATGGAGCCCCAGGAGCCACTGGAGCCCCTGGCTACCCCGGAGCTAAGGGAGAAGCTGGATTCAACGGAGCCCCAGGCCTTAACGGAGCCCCTGGAGCCCCTGGCAAAGACGGATACAACGGAGCACCTGGACCTGCTGGACCTAAAGGAGAAGCTGGTGCACCTGGTGTCACTGTTCAATCCAAGATCCCTGGACCCGTTGGCGCACCTGGATACCCCGGCAAAGATGGAGCTCCTGGTGCACCCGGTGCAACTGGACCCGTTGGACCTGCTGGACCCCGTGGACCTCAAGGACCTGCTGGCAAAGATGGTGCTCCTGGTTACCCTGGCGGACCTGGTCCTAAGGGCGAACCCGGCACTCCTGGCTACAACGGAGCCCCAGGCAAAGACGGACTGAACGGTGCCCCTGGTAGCAACGGCCCTGTCGGACCCCGAGGACCCGCTGGTCCTCCAGGTTACAACGGCGCTTCTGGAAAAGACGGTGTTAACGGCTTGCCCGGTGGCCCAGGAAAAGACGGACTTAATGGCGCTCCAGGTGCCCCAG GCCCACAAGGAGAACAAGGTAAACCAGGTAAGGATGGCTACCCCGGCGGCCCTGGTCCCGCAGGAGCCCCTGGAGGTCCTGGACCTCAAGGCTCTCAAGGCAAACAAGGACCTACTGGATACCCTGGCGGCCCTGGCCCAGTAGGCCCAGTTGGCCCTGTTGGCCCTGCTGGACCAGAAGGTAAAACCGGCCCTGCTGGCTACCCTGGAGCAACTGGCCCCGTTGGTCCCGTTGGCCCAGTCGGCCCCGTCGGACCAGTTGGCAAAGCTGGCGATAATGGAGCTCCTGGACCTGTTGGACCCGTTGGTCGCCCTGGACCCCCCGGACCTGTTCCATACAACAACGCCCCAGTCTACAAACAAGGCTACTATTAA
- the LOC130695423 gene encoding collagen alpha-1(III) chain-like, producing MKAVAILPVLVAMAVAAPQYGPAPQAVEPAPQVSAEQWASLNPYGNNVNAYPAEERPQIEEIQRQWAKFIEYLPWLKGPAGPPGPPGLPGAGGSSGGGYGGSYSQPQQTTVVGPPGPPGPPGPAGPKGETGNAGNPGTPGNPGPQGPAGLNGAPGGPGPAGERGSNGAPGAPGGPGFPGAKGAAGLNGAPGLNGAPGAPGKDGFNGSPGFPGPKGEPGAPGITLPSNQPGPAGAPGAPGKDGAPGFPGGPGPAGPQGPQGPVGPAGRPGGNGFPGGPGPKGEAGTPGFSGAPGKDGLPGAPSRQPGPPGPQGPQGPPGFNGAPGKDGFPGGPGAPGKDGLPGGPGFPGAPGQPGKPGKDGLNGGPGAPGFPGGPGPVGPQGKPGAPGAPGGPGGPGPAGPQGGPGPQGKPGAPGFPGGPGPAGPQGGPGPQGGPGPQGPAGTSGAPGPAGPAGPAGAAGAVTTVQAPAYPVAVEQPAYQAPAHQPAYQAPAQQQSWSAPVQSSWSAPAQSSFQPLQSAYGR from the exons ATGAAGGCAGTA GCAATTCTTCCGGTTTTGGTTGCGATGGCGGTCGCTGCTCCGCAGTATGGACCTGCTCCACAGGCAGTAGAGCCAGCCCCTCAAGTCTCGGCTGAACAGTGGGCATCACTTAACCCTTATGGAAACAATGTCAACGCTTACCCTGCTGAGGAAAGACCCCAAATTGAAGAAATCCAGCGACAATGGGCTAAATTCATCGA GTACCTGCCTTGGCTGAAGGGACCTGCTGGTCCACCAGGCCCACCTGGTCTCCCTGGTGCAGGCGGAAGTTCTGGTGGTGGTTATGGTGGCAGCTATAGCCAACCTCAACAAACCACAGTAGTAGGACCTCCTGGCCCACCGGGCCCACCAGGACCTGCTGGACCTAAAGGCGAAACTGGAAATGCTGGCAATCCCGGAACTCCCGGCAACCCCGGACCACAAGGACCAGCTGGCCTCAATGGCGCGCCTGGTGGACCTGGACCGGCTGGCGAACGTGGATCAAACGGAGCCCCTGGTGCCCCAGGAGGACCTGGTTTCCCCGGAGCTAAGGGCGCTGCTGGTCTCAACGGAGCACCTGGCCTTAACGGAGCTCCTGGAGCCCCTGGCAAAGACGGTTTCAACGGATCACCTGGATTCCCAGGACCTAAAGGCGAACCTGGCGCTCCTGGTATCACGTTGCCCTCCAACCAACCCGGACCTGCTGGTGCCCCTGGTGCCCCTGGTAAAGATGGAGCTCCTGGCTTCCCAGGTGGCCCTGGACCCGCTGGACCCCAAGGACCTCAAGGACCAGTTGGACCTGCCGGTAGACCTGGCGGCAATGGATTCCCTGGAGGCCCTGGCCCTAAAGGAGAAGCTGGAACCCCTGGCTTCTCTGGAGCCCCTGGCAAGGATGGTCTACCCGGCGCACCAAGCAGACAACCCGGCCCACCTGGCCCACAAGGACCTCAAGGACCACCTGGCTTTAACGGCGCTCCTGGCAAAGATGGTTTCCCTGGCGGTCCCGGTGCTCCAGGCAAAGACGGACTCCCCGGTGGACCTGGCTTCCCAG GCGCACCCGGACAACCAGGCAAACCTGGAAAGGACGGTCTTAACGGAGGCCCAGGAGCCCCAGGTTTCCCTGGTGGCCCAGGACCTGTAGGACCTCAAGGTAAACCCGGTGCTCCTGGCGCCCCTGGCGGCCCTGGTGGCCCAGGACCAGCTGGACCTCAAGGAGGACCGGGACCACAAGGTAAACCAGGTGCACCGGGCTTCCCCGGCGGCCCTGGCCCAGCTGGACCTCAAGGAGGACCTGGACCCCAAGGAGGACCAGGACCTCAAGGACCAGCTGGCACATCCGGTGCCCCAGGACCTGCTGGCCCAGCTGGCCCGGCCGGTGCTGCTGGTGCCGTGACCACCGTTCAAGCCCCAGCCTACCCAGTTGCAGTTGAGCAACCCGCTTACCAAGCCCCTGCCCATCAGCCCGCTTACCAAGCACCGGCCCAACAGCAATCTTGGTCCGCCCCAGTTCAGTCGTCGTGGTCGGCTCCCGCTCAGTCCTCATTCCAGCCATTGCAATCCGCCTACGGACGATAA
- the LOC130695473 gene encoding tryptophan--tRNA ligase, mitochondrial-like, whose translation MAEQMTNAIRTVVYVVLLYGKMSGLPVSKTLRRLIRFTVLESKNGPSFLIRKFSSDRPLACNDNNNFQQGNKRNIAPRRIFSGIQPTGVLHLGNYFGAVRQWVLSQDENSLFSIVDLHSITLPQDPKALKENILKMTASLLACGIDHEKCILFQQSKVPQHAELSWVLSCLTTLPRLGHLPQFKEKSAKMTDIPLGLYIYPVLQSADILLYKSTHVPVGEDQLQHIQLAQHLARVFNNKYGPIFPRPSAVVYDESASRLKSLRNPEKKMSKSDPDAKSRIELTDDPDAVVEKCKKALTDFTSAVTYDPIARPAVANLIILHSLCSGLDPERICHENQHLDTAQYKLVVAEAVNEFLRPIRHRYLDLLKDPGYLISILDKGGERAAEIAQETWREVKNAVGLTVSS comes from the exons ATGGCAGAACAAATGACCAACGCCATCCGCACCGTTGTTTATGTGGTATTATTGTATGGAAAGATGTCAGGTCTACCGGTGTCGAAAACGTTACGCCGTCTTATTCGTTTCACAGTGCTAGAAAGTAAAAATGGACCATCTTTTCTGATTAGAAAGTTTTCGTCTGACAGGCCTCTAGCTTGTAATGATAATAAC AATTTCcaacaaggaaacaaaagaaatatagCACCCAGACGTATTTTTTCTGGGATCCAACCTACAGGAGTTTTACATTTGGGCAATTATTTTGGAGCTGTTCGACAGTGGGTGCTGTCTCAGGATGAAAATTCACTTTTCAGCATCGTAGACCTTCATTCAATTACACTTCCCCAG GACCCAAAAGCACTGAAGGAGAACATCTTAAAAATGACTGCATCACTTCTTGCTTGTGGAATTGATCATGAGAAATGTATACTATTCCAACAATCGAAG GTCCCACAACATGCAGAACTTTCTTGGGTACTAAGCTGCCTGACAACACTTCCCCGATTAGGACATTTACCTCAATTTAAAGAGAAGTCTGCAAAAATGACAGACATTCCGTTAGGCCTTTATATATACCCTGTTCTTCAGTCTGCTGATATCTTGCTCTACAa ATCCACCCATGTACCTGTAGGCGAAGACCAGTTGCAGCATATACAGCTAGCTCAGCATCTTGCTAGAGTATTCAATAACAAATATGGACCTATATTCCCAAGGCCTAGTGCTGTAGTTTATG acgaATCAGCCAGCAGATTAAAAAGCTTGCGAAATccggaaaaaaagatgtcaaAATCTGACCCTGATGCAAAAAGCCGAATAGAATTAACTGACGATCCAGACGCAGTAGTTGAGAAGTGCAAAAAAGCCTTGACGGATTTTACATCAGCTGTCACCTACGATCCAATAGCCCGACCTGCTGTCGCAAATTTGATCATTCTTCACTCGCTTTGTAGTGGCCTCGATCCGGAGCGTATTTGTCACGAGAACCAACATTTAGACACTGCCCAGTACAAACTGGTTGTTGCCGAAGCAGTTAACGAATTCCTTCGACCAATACGACATCGGTACTTGGATCTTCTGAAGGACCCCGGGTATTTGATCAGCATCCTTGATAAGGGTGGCGAGAGAGCTGCCGAAATTGCCCAAGAAACGTGGCGGGAAGTTAAGAATGCCGTAGGTTTGACTGTTTCTTCCTGA
- the LOC130695553 gene encoding uncharacterized protein LOC130695553 produces MTNVCRVHGNTSECVSSELAKLKIAVALVVIRSKPADQNAKDFVHNLVFFQQDKEQRWKAEYHRLKQEVLQLRQQQLLFSINTRLSSHSSEDFGISPNRHYSQLVLTPPDSQSDSQPSTTLTLPTLAPNIPENDKADADHMTFLRAYFYLEHQLRLNLPSPPSLIGLNNEILEKDVVRQSVLSVLQHVDSNTPKEQSDFSRCLDSFRVCVRLLDSHGKWSQSMLDKFIELSSCWLKRMMQGDNVLRYNALLAILADSNGMAALLAESVVKSIAESHEKMNEWEWDSVELIPRPVLTHFSGSSYYFLLLEKTIPRMGSSDRSRFQAALSHVGQRVHVNFPLFAASMMRLAHQLGN; encoded by the exons ATGACCAACGTTTGCAGAGTGCATGGCAATACTTCAGAATGTGTCTCATCTGAACTAGCGAAACTCAAAATTGCCGTCGCCTTAGTAGTCATACGTAGCAAGCCAGCCGACCAAAATGCCAAGGATTTCGTTCACAACTTAGTGTTTTTTCAACAAGATAAA GAGCAAAGATGGAAAGCCGAATATCACCGACTCAAACAGGAAGTTCTACAGTTaagacaacaacaacttttattttcaattaacaCCAGGCTCAGTTCGCATTCGAGTG AGGATTTTGGCATTAGTCCAAACCGTCATTATTCTCAACTAGTATTAACACCACCCGATTCGCAATCAGATAGCCAGCCAAGTACAACATTGACGTTACCGACATTGGCACCCAACATCCCTGAAAATGACAAAGCCGACGCAGATCACATGACATTTCTACGGGCTTACTTCTATCTAGAGCATCAATTGCGTTTAAATCTgccatcaccaccatcactAATCGGCCTTAATAACGAAATCTTGGAGAAGGACGTGGTGCGGCAAAGCGTGCTGTCTGTATTGCAACATGTCGATTCCAACACACCCAAGGAACAATCGGATTTTTCGAGATGTTTGGATAGCTTTCGCGTCTGCGTTCGATTACTCGACTCTCACGGCAAATGGAGTCAATCCATGCTGGACAAGTTCATTGAACTGTCCTCCTGTTGGTTGAAACGGATGATGCAGGGTGACAACGTGCTTAGATACAACGCCCTGCTTGCCATTTTAGCCGACTCGAACGGGATGGCCGCACTGCTAGCTGAATCTGTTGTCAAGTCGATAGCCGAGTCGCACGAAAAGATGAATGAGTGGGAGTGGGACAGCGTAGAGCTCATCCCTCGGCCTGTGCTGACCCACTTTTCCGGTAGTTCCTATTACTTCCTCTTGCTGGAGAAAACCATTCCTCGAATGGGTTCGTCCGATAGGAGTCGATTCCAGGCCGCTTTATCCCACGTCGGACAGCGGGTTCACGTCAACTTTCCCCTCTTTGCTGCTTCGATGATGCGGCTGGCCCATCAGCTTGGCAACTGA